The proteins below come from a single Hyperolius riggenbachi isolate aHypRig1 chromosome 8, aHypRig1.pri, whole genome shotgun sequence genomic window:
- the LOC137527334 gene encoding olfactory receptor 6C74-like, whose product MDQLNQTMVTFFIIKGITDVPELQVPIFLLILLIYLLILAGNMTIVLLICLDHHLHTPMYFFVANLSILDISSMTAFLLKILLIGLTGNHVMSYVSCMAQIYFCGSFTTNELFILTAMSYDRYVAICNPLRYTAIMNHRACALLASVCWGLSFIELLPTIILLAGFSCYKSNIVNHFICDILSVVQLSCSDTSVFQLLFIVQGVAFVTLCPILSIILSYIFIIGTILRISSSTGRRKAFYTCSSHLTVFILLCTTVIFQYLKPITTDSLVYNKLLSLVNTATVPMFNPLIYSLKNKDMKSSVKRKLNLCSGKK is encoded by the coding sequence ATGGATCAactaaatcagaccatggtgacatttttcatCATCAAAGGAATTACGGATGTTCCAGAGCTTCAGGTTCCGATCTTCCTTTTGATTCTACTCATTTATCTTTTGATTCTTGCTGGAAACATGACCATTGTCCTTTTGATCTGCTTAGATCACCATCTACACACTCCCATGTACTTCTTTGTGGCCAATCTCTCCATTCTTGATATTAGCTCTATGACCGCCTTTCTACTCAAAATTCTTCTTATAGGTCTAACTGGTAATCATGTCATGTCATACGTAAGCTGCATGGCCCAGATCTATTTCTGTGGAAGCTTCACTACTAATGAATTATTTATCCTAACAGCTATGAGCTATGATCGCTATGTGGCTATCTGCAATCCTTTGAGATACACCGCTATCATGAATCATAGAGCCTGTGCTCTTCTGGCTTCTGTTTGTTGGGGTCTCAGTTTCATAGAACTTTTACCTACGATTATTTTGCTCGCTGGTTTCTCCTGCTACAAATCCAACATAGTCAACCATTTCATCTGTGATATCCTCAGTGTCGTTCAACTCTCCTGCAGTGACACCTctgtttttcaacttcttttcatAGTACAAGGAGTTGCCTTTGTGACTCTTTGCCCTATCCTTTCAATTATTCTTTCCTACATTTTTATTATTGGTACCATATTAAGGATTAGTTCCAGCACTGGAAGACGTAAAGCTTTCTACACCTGCTCCTCACACCTCACAGTTTTCATCCTTCTCTGTACTACAGTAATTTTTCAGTATTTGAAACCTATCACAACAGATAGTCTGGTATACAATAAGCTGCTCTCTCTAGTCAATACAGCCACAGTCCCCATGTTCAATCCCCTCATTTACAGCCTAAAAAATAAAGATATGAAGTCATCTGTGAAGAGGAAGTTGAATTTATGTAGTGGAAAAAAATAA